Proteins from one Arthrobacter sp. DNA4 genomic window:
- a CDS encoding MarR family winged helix-turn-helix transcriptional regulator gives MTEPRWLNADERRAWLALVSINTLLPAALDTKLHAAGKLSLFDYTVLAMLSEAEDRFLPMSELAARTSASLSRLSHVVTKLQKRGWVERRPHPHDARVTTAHLTEEGMATIVGLAPAHVEDVRGLFLDALTEQDVLDLARIGEKVVGRLDSDHWILRETQG, from the coding sequence ATGACCGAACCCCGCTGGCTCAACGCTGACGAACGCCGCGCCTGGCTGGCACTGGTAAGCATCAATACGCTGCTGCCTGCCGCCCTGGACACCAAGCTGCACGCTGCGGGAAAACTGTCCCTGTTCGATTACACGGTCCTGGCCATGCTGTCCGAAGCCGAGGACCGGTTCCTGCCCATGAGCGAGCTCGCAGCCCGCACCAGTGCCTCCCTTTCCCGCCTCTCACACGTGGTGACCAAACTGCAGAAGCGCGGCTGGGTGGAACGCCGCCCGCACCCCCACGACGCGAGGGTGACCACCGCGCACCTCACCGAGGAAGGCATGGCCACCATCGTGGGCCTGGCCCCGGCGCATGTTGAGGACGTTCGTGGCCTGTTCCTCGATGCCCTGACTGAACAGGACGTGCTGGACTTGGCGCGGATCGGTGAAAAAGTGGTGGGACGCCTGGACTCGGACCACTGGATCCTGCGCGAAACCCAGGGCTGA
- the rpmB gene encoding 50S ribosomal protein L28, with protein MAAHCQVTGAEPGFGHSISHSHRRNKRRFDPNIQKKRYWVPSLRRNVTLQVSARGIKTIDVRGIDAVVADVLARGVKL; from the coding sequence ATGGCAGCACACTGCCAAGTGACCGGGGCCGAGCCGGGCTTTGGGCACAGCATTTCGCACTCGCACCGCCGCAACAAGCGTCGGTTCGATCCGAACATCCAGAAGAAGCGCTACTGGGTTCCGTCCCTGCGCCGTAACGTCACGCTGCAGGTTTCTGCACGTGGCATCAAGACCATCGACGTGCGCGGTATCGACGCAGTCGTCGCCGACGTTCTGGCTCGTGGGGTGAAGCTCTAG
- a CDS encoding FAD:protein FMN transferase encodes MGTVIGLTMPVDSPAEGQPGLDVLAAATAVVERLFRDLDDTFSLYRPESEASRLARGELKLPHASAQMRERYTEAHEWRLRTEGAFTPERPDGVLDLSGIIKGHAIREAGTSLLALGRRDWCLNAGGDVLVSGSPHPGSAEPWKAGVVDPADRQTLITGYPLGGNSRHSAMATSGSAERGEHIWRVAGGARDAGFVQVTVAAEDIVTADVLATAIVAGGTRMLDHAADNWDVAVLAIRADGSMLATPAFQPGSERRSQDPR; translated from the coding sequence ATGGGAACGGTCATCGGCCTGACGATGCCGGTGGACTCCCCCGCGGAAGGGCAGCCGGGGCTCGACGTGCTCGCTGCCGCCACCGCCGTCGTCGAACGCCTGTTCCGGGACCTGGATGACACGTTTAGCCTGTACCGTCCCGAGTCGGAAGCCAGCCGGCTGGCGCGCGGTGAACTGAAGCTGCCCCACGCGTCGGCACAGATGCGGGAGCGTTACACCGAAGCCCATGAGTGGCGCCTGCGCACGGAAGGGGCCTTCACCCCTGAAAGGCCGGACGGGGTGCTGGATCTGTCCGGCATCATCAAGGGCCATGCCATCCGCGAGGCCGGGACGTCGCTCCTTGCCCTGGGCCGCCGGGACTGGTGCCTGAACGCCGGCGGCGACGTCCTGGTCAGCGGCTCGCCGCACCCCGGCAGCGCCGAGCCCTGGAAAGCCGGCGTGGTGGACCCTGCCGACCGCCAGACCCTCATCACCGGATATCCGCTGGGCGGCAACAGCCGGCACAGCGCGATGGCCACCTCCGGCTCCGCTGAACGCGGCGAGCACATCTGGCGGGTGGCGGGCGGGGCGCGTGACGCCGGGTTTGTCCAGGTCACCGTTGCCGCCGAGGATATTGTCACCGCCGACGTCCTGGCCACCGCCATCGTTGCCGGCGGGACACGGATGCTGGACCATGCCGCGGACAACTGGGACGTTGCCGTACTGGCCATCCGCGCGGACGGCTCAATGCTGGCGACTCCGGCGTTCCAGCCAGGGTCGGAAAGGCGCAGCCAGGACCCGCGCTAA
- the rpmG gene encoding 50S ribosomal protein L33, with translation MAKDKDVRPIIKLKSTAGTGYTYVTRKNRRNDPDRMVLKKYDPKIRQHVEFREER, from the coding sequence GTGGCTAAGGACAAGGACGTACGTCCGATCATCAAGCTCAAGTCGACCGCGGGCACGGGTTACACCTACGTAACCCGCAAGAACCGTCGTAACGACCCGGACCGCATGGTCCTGAAGAAGTACGACCCCAAGATCCGCCAGCACGTCGAATTCCGAGAGGAGCGCTAA
- a CDS encoding LacI family DNA-binding transcriptional regulator: MTPQIPGPRGKRATILDVAAAAGVSRQTVTRAMNDMAGISQETRERVKGLASEMGYVPSRFAKGLVQGARTSIGLAIPDLTNPYFPAFASSVVEAATERGWNVVMDDYGHGTGSAVTAAVRLAPQVDALIGYLAPHPDEAQALMGQRPVVAIDYPGTDTAGGISFDYRHAARLALTRLSSRGCRNIIFLDSDQGNNASSRSTAAAAEAEQAGVHLTRLPAEPSAAAAKSAIALLPTGGSRVDGILAFNDLMAAGALKALQEAGRSAPNDCPVIGMDGIPLGELLTPELTTLSLDLRAVGRAAVGLVDGLLSGTIKDRSAEAFLTLRHQLVLRQSA; the protein is encoded by the coding sequence ATGACCCCCCAGATCCCAGGACCCAGGGGCAAGCGGGCCACCATCCTGGATGTGGCAGCTGCAGCCGGTGTATCACGCCAGACCGTGACCCGTGCCATGAATGACATGGCCGGCATCAGCCAGGAAACCAGGGAACGGGTCAAGGGACTCGCATCGGAAATGGGGTACGTCCCCAGCCGCTTTGCGAAGGGCCTGGTGCAGGGCGCCCGGACTTCGATAGGACTCGCCATCCCGGACCTGACAAACCCCTATTTTCCGGCCTTTGCCTCCAGCGTGGTTGAAGCCGCCACCGAGCGCGGCTGGAACGTGGTGATGGACGACTACGGCCATGGCACCGGCAGCGCCGTAACTGCCGCTGTCCGGCTTGCGCCCCAAGTGGACGCACTGATCGGCTACCTTGCGCCGCACCCTGACGAAGCGCAGGCGCTGATGGGCCAGCGCCCTGTCGTCGCCATCGACTACCCGGGCACGGACACTGCCGGAGGAATCTCCTTCGACTACCGTCACGCTGCCCGGCTCGCCCTGACACGCCTGTCGTCCCGTGGTTGCCGGAACATCATCTTCCTTGACTCTGACCAAGGCAATAACGCCAGCAGCCGGAGTACGGCAGCAGCGGCCGAGGCCGAACAGGCAGGCGTGCACCTCACCCGCCTGCCGGCGGAGCCGTCCGCGGCCGCTGCCAAATCAGCCATCGCCCTCCTCCCAACGGGCGGCAGCCGGGTCGACGGCATTCTCGCCTTCAACGACCTGATGGCAGCAGGCGCACTGAAGGCGCTCCAGGAAGCTGGCAGGTCTGCCCCGAACGATTGTCCGGTCATCGGAATGGACGGGATACCGCTCGGTGAGCTGCTCACCCCCGAGCTGACCACCCTCTCGCTTGACCTTCGCGCGGTGGGCCGCGCCGCCGTCGGACTCGTGGACGGCTTGCTTTCCGGCACAATCAAGGACCGCAGCGCCGAGGCCTTCCTGACCCTCCGGCATCAGCTTGTCCTCCGGCAGTCCGCCTGA
- the rpsN gene encoding 30S ribosomal protein S14, with translation MAKKSKIARNEQRKVIVERYAAKRLELKKTLVDENATDEAREAARLGLQKLPRNASPIRLRNRDIIDGRPRGTFQKFGISRVRFRDMAHRGELPGITKSSW, from the coding sequence ATGGCTAAGAAGTCCAAGATTGCTCGCAACGAGCAGCGCAAGGTCATCGTTGAGCGTTACGCTGCAAAGCGCCTCGAACTGAAGAAGACCCTGGTTGACGAAAACGCAACCGACGAAGCACGCGAAGCAGCCCGCCTGGGCCTGCAGAAGCTGCCCCGCAACGCGTCCCCGATCCGTCTGCGCAACCGCGACATCATCGACGGCCGCCCCCGTGGCACCTTCCAGAAGTTCGGTATCTCCCGTGTCCGTTTCCGCGACATGGCTCACCGCGGTGAGCTCCCGGGCATCACCAAGTCTTCCTGGTAA
- a CDS encoding ferric reductase-like transmembrane domain-containing protein, giving the protein MNTQLLPASPAASSSGRPELSPPKIPARGWFARQYRQRMLRTDLLTVIAWASVAAAISLWLADGGATNITSPAPLFTAAGIVAGLAGMDLVLLMLLLAARIPFIDRTIGHDRALEFHGKLGKPSLYLLLAHSLLLAVGYGMAEGLDPVSESINLWVQVPDMWLAFVSMALFIAVVVTSLVAVRRRFPYEFWYVVHLLTYAAVATSIPHQFSVGGLFAAGTWQRWYWLAICIYTGSALVYFRILEPVLATVRHQLTVARVEAVAPGVVNIVMRGRKLDQLAGTGGRFFIWRFLAPGMWWHPHPFSLSAEPVVNGRDGQGTLRVTVRNLGDGSARLLRLRKGTKVALEGPYGMLSTAARTKNKVVMIGAGIGITPLRALLETTPFAPGQATVLLRGHTDKELYLGNEILDLCQARGVRLFHLTGPRGHGQSTWLPEESVRNGYSLTSYVPDIRDADVYVCGPAAWAANVIADAGKAGVPEEQIHHERFDW; this is encoded by the coding sequence ATGAACACGCAGCTCCTGCCGGCGTCCCCGGCCGCAAGCAGCTCCGGCCGCCCGGAGCTTTCACCACCGAAGATACCCGCCCGCGGCTGGTTTGCCCGCCAGTACCGCCAGCGCATGCTGCGGACGGACCTGCTGACCGTCATTGCCTGGGCATCCGTTGCCGCGGCAATCTCCCTGTGGCTGGCCGACGGCGGGGCCACCAACATCACTTCGCCCGCCCCACTGTTCACGGCTGCGGGGATCGTGGCCGGGCTGGCGGGCATGGACCTGGTCCTGCTCATGCTGCTCCTGGCCGCAAGGATCCCGTTCATCGACCGCACCATCGGCCATGACCGGGCCCTGGAATTTCACGGCAAACTGGGAAAGCCGTCCCTCTACCTCCTGTTGGCGCACAGCCTCCTGCTCGCCGTCGGATACGGCATGGCCGAGGGACTGGACCCGGTCAGCGAGTCCATCAACCTGTGGGTGCAGGTGCCCGATATGTGGCTGGCGTTCGTCTCCATGGCGCTGTTCATCGCCGTCGTCGTGACCTCCCTGGTGGCTGTGCGCCGGCGCTTCCCCTATGAGTTCTGGTACGTGGTCCACCTGCTGACCTACGCGGCGGTGGCAACGTCAATCCCGCACCAGTTCAGCGTGGGCGGCCTCTTCGCCGCCGGCACCTGGCAGCGGTGGTATTGGCTCGCCATCTGCATCTACACCGGCTCGGCGCTGGTGTACTTCCGCATCCTTGAGCCGGTGCTGGCCACCGTGCGCCACCAACTGACGGTGGCCCGTGTGGAAGCCGTGGCTCCGGGCGTGGTGAACATCGTCATGCGGGGCCGGAAGCTGGACCAGCTGGCAGGAACGGGCGGACGCTTCTTCATCTGGCGCTTCCTGGCTCCGGGCATGTGGTGGCACCCCCACCCGTTCAGCCTGTCCGCGGAGCCCGTGGTCAACGGCCGGGACGGCCAGGGGACGCTGCGGGTTACTGTCCGGAACCTTGGCGACGGTTCCGCCCGGCTGCTCCGGCTGCGGAAGGGCACCAAGGTGGCCCTGGAGGGCCCCTACGGAATGCTCAGCACGGCAGCCCGGACGAAGAACAAGGTGGTGATGATCGGCGCCGGCATCGGCATCACTCCCCTGCGCGCGCTGCTGGAGACCACCCCATTTGCTCCTGGCCAGGCCACGGTCCTCCTCCGCGGCCACACCGACAAGGAGCTTTACCTGGGCAACGAAATCCTTGACCTCTGCCAGGCGCGCGGGGTCCGGCTCTTCCACCTCACCGGGCCGCGGGGCCACGGCCAGTCCACCTGGCTTCCCGAGGAGTCGGTGCGCAACGGCTACAGCCTTACCTCCTATGTGCCGGACATCAGGGATGCGGACGTCTACGTCTGCGGCCCGGCGGCGTGGGCGGCCAACGTCATTGCGGATGCCGGGAAGGCCGGCGTCCCCGAGGAACAGATCCATCACGAAAGGTTTGACTGGTGA
- a CDS encoding SGNH/GDSL hydrolase family protein — MDFTSRFVALGDSFTEGVGDDDPARPNGVRGWADRVAEQLCAADPDFGYANLAIRGRKLRQILAEQVDAAVELNPTLVTIYAGANDILRPRVDIDDLLVEYNDAVGKLAATGATVMMFTGFDARGSKVFGTMRGRTAIYNELVRGIAGDHGALLVDYWRFSEYYDWGMWAHDRMHMSAAGHANMAKRVLEVLKYDHSIDVPPMTPVPELSGADAIRANAQWFREYAAPWVVRRVTGKSSGDNLQAKYPQLTRL; from the coding sequence ATGGATTTCACTTCCCGGTTTGTGGCACTTGGCGACTCTTTCACCGAAGGCGTCGGTGACGACGACCCGGCACGTCCCAACGGTGTCCGCGGGTGGGCCGACCGTGTGGCGGAACAACTCTGCGCCGCGGACCCGGACTTCGGCTACGCCAACCTTGCCATCCGTGGCAGGAAGCTCCGCCAGATCCTGGCTGAGCAGGTGGACGCCGCCGTCGAGCTCAACCCCACCCTGGTGACCATCTACGCCGGTGCCAATGACATTCTCCGCCCGCGCGTGGACATCGATGACCTCCTCGTGGAATACAACGACGCCGTGGGGAAGCTCGCTGCCACCGGTGCCACCGTGATGATGTTCACGGGTTTCGACGCCCGGGGCTCGAAGGTGTTCGGCACCATGCGCGGCCGCACTGCCATCTACAACGAACTGGTCCGCGGGATCGCCGGGGACCACGGCGCCCTGCTGGTGGACTACTGGCGCTTCAGCGAGTACTACGACTGGGGCATGTGGGCCCACGACCGGATGCACATGTCCGCCGCCGGCCACGCGAACATGGCCAAGCGCGTGCTTGAGGTCCTCAAGTATGACCACTCCATTGATGTCCCGCCCATGACTCCGGTCCCGGAACTGAGCGGGGCCGACGCCATCCGTGCCAACGCCCAGTGGTTCCGCGAGTACGCGGCGCCGTGGGTGGTCCGCCGCGTCACCGGCAAATCCTCGGGGGACAACCTGCAGGCCAAGTACCCCCAGCTCACGCGGCTGTAG
- a CDS encoding FMN-binding protein, whose amino-acid sequence MKIRGTVAAALASAGILLAGWQTGTQAGGISTVASSTTATGTTGATGTGASGSSGSSSSSGTTGSSGSASSSGSTSSGSSSSSTSGTYKGNTVQTRFGPVQVQITVANGKITDVTALQLTNTDGKSIQISNRAAPLLRSKVLAAQSANVQTVSGATITSDAYLTSLQAAIDAANL is encoded by the coding sequence GTGAAAATTCGCGGAACAGTCGCAGCAGCTTTGGCCTCCGCCGGGATCCTCCTGGCGGGCTGGCAGACAGGCACGCAGGCGGGCGGCATCAGCACCGTGGCATCAAGTACGACGGCGACAGGCACCACGGGTGCCACCGGCACGGGAGCGTCGGGCTCGTCGGGGTCCTCCAGCTCGTCGGGCACCACAGGTTCCTCCGGGTCCGCAAGCTCCTCCGGGTCCACGAGCTCCGGATCCTCCAGTTCCTCCACCTCCGGCACCTACAAAGGAAACACCGTCCAGACCCGGTTTGGCCCCGTGCAGGTCCAGATCACGGTGGCGAACGGGAAGATCACCGATGTCACGGCGCTGCAGCTGACCAACACGGACGGCAAATCCATCCAGATCAGCAACCGCGCGGCGCCCCTGCTCCGCAGCAAGGTCCTGGCGGCACAATCTGCCAATGTCCAGACCGTCAGCGGCGCCACCATCACCAGCGACGCCTACCTCACCTCTCTCCAGGCAGCCATCGATGCAGCAAACCTCTAA